A section of the Marinoscillum sp. 108 genome encodes:
- a CDS encoding DUF1684 domain-containing protein, which translates to MKKLLFILIPVAAVAIIFYSLSGNSDEAYISKVADTRAERVRFLKSSEQSPFTQFDLKYEPLSFFTIDPSYKVRANLERIQSPSRVMIQSSDGTSAPYSKFAYASFKFQGQSLKLLILKPAGFGALPNTYFTAFADDTSGESTYGGGRYLDLQIGKSDNIEIDFNLAYNPYCAYVSEYSCPLPPAENVLPLRIEAGEKDYNH; encoded by the coding sequence ATGAAAAAACTTCTTTTTATACTGATCCCGGTAGCTGCTGTTGCTATTATTTTCTATTCATTGTCGGGCAACTCAGATGAAGCTTACATCAGCAAAGTCGCCGACACACGGGCCGAGCGTGTACGCTTTTTGAAAAGTTCTGAACAATCGCCCTTTACACAGTTTGACCTGAAATACGAGCCGCTCAGTTTTTTCACCATCGATCCCTCCTATAAGGTCCGAGCCAATCTGGAAAGAATCCAATCACCTTCCCGAGTGATGATACAAAGTAGCGATGGCACCTCAGCTCCCTATTCCAAATTTGCCTATGCATCTTTTAAGTTTCAGGGTCAATCACTTAAACTACTCATTCTCAAGCCTGCCGGCTTTGGGGCTCTCCCTAACACATACTTTACAGCCTTTGCGGATGACACAAGTGGTGAAAGCACCTATGGCGGTGGCCGCTACCTGGACCTGCAGATAGGTAAGTCGGATAACATTGAGATCGACTTCAATCTCGCTTACAATCCCTACTGCGCCTACGTCAGTGAATACTCCTGCCCTCTGCCCCCTGCCGAAAATGTGCTACCCCTCCGTATAGAAGCCGGCGAAAAAGATTATAACCATTGA
- the radC gene encoding DNA repair protein RadC — protein sequence MEKSDHTYLAIHQWAEEDRPREKLLLKGKASLSDAELIGILLGSGTKTLSAVDLAKQILSTVHNDLHALAKLSVTDLIRFKGIGEAKAITIVSALELGRRRKESEPRKTLRITSSSDAYEYMKPELTDLPHEEFWIIMLRRNNAIIGKEQISVGGVSGTAVDPKVIFKKALDVMASGLILIHNHPSGNAQPSEADKKLTRKVKSAGETLDIPVYDHLIFTDHTYFSFSDESIMP from the coding sequence ATGGAAAAATCCGATCATACTTATCTAGCTATCCACCAGTGGGCCGAAGAAGACCGTCCACGGGAAAAGCTACTCCTCAAGGGAAAGGCGAGCTTATCTGATGCCGAATTGATAGGCATCCTTCTCGGCTCTGGCACGAAAACTCTCAGCGCCGTGGATCTCGCCAAGCAAATCCTCAGTACCGTTCATAATGACTTGCATGCTCTGGCAAAGCTCTCTGTCACCGATCTCATCCGATTCAAAGGCATAGGAGAAGCCAAGGCCATCACCATAGTGAGTGCATTGGAGCTCGGACGAAGAAGAAAAGAATCCGAACCACGAAAAACCCTCAGAATCACCTCAAGCAGTGATGCCTATGAATACATGAAGCCGGAGCTCACCGATCTGCCTCATGAGGAATTTTGGATCATCATGCTCCGACGAAACAATGCGATTATAGGAAAGGAGCAAATCAGTGTGGGCGGAGTATCAGGCACTGCGGTAGACCCTAAAGTTATTTTCAAAAAAGCCTTGGATGTGATGGCCAGTGGCCTCATCCTCATACACAATCATCCATCCGGCAATGCCCAACCCAGCGAAGCTGACAAGAAACTCACTCGGAAAGTAAAATCAGCCGGCGAGACGCTGGACATTCCGGTATATGATCATCTCATTTTCACAGATCACACCTATTTTAGCTTTTCGGATGAATCCATAATGCCTTAG
- the rpsT gene encoding 30S ribosomal protein S20 gives MANHKSALKRIRSNEAKRLRNRYQHKTTRTFIKRLREATDKTEAQKLLGEVLGMVDKLAKNNIIHNNKAANLKSSLTKRVNAL, from the coding sequence ATGGCAAATCATAAATCCGCATTAAAGAGAATACGATCAAACGAGGCAAAAAGACTCAGAAATCGTTATCAGCATAAAACTACCAGAACCTTTATCAAAAGGTTGAGAGAAGCTACAGACAAAACCGAAGCACAGAAGCTTTTGGGTGAAGTTTTGGGCATGGTAGATAAACTTGCTAAGAATAATATCATTCACAATAACAAGGCGGCTAATCTTAAATCAAGCTTAACTAAAAGAGTTAACGCGCTTTAA
- a CDS encoding zinc dependent phospholipase C family protein, protein MKGAHKVYLIVLLGAIVSSSWGFFSHQKINRVAVFTLPIEMMGFYKYHIQYITEKAINPDKRRYIMKEEAARHYIDLDVYGDSALYNMPRYWNDAVAMYTEDTLQAYGIVPWHINLVKYQLTQAFLNRDADRILRYSVDLGHYIGDAHVPLHTTENYNGQLTGQLGIHGFWESRLPEVFFEHYDLFTGKAEYIKNTQLEAWKAVESSHLALDSVLRFEKLLTLRYPEDKKYSYEERGATTVRVYSYDFSRDYHEMLNGMVERQMKRAIKMVGDFWFTAWVDGGQPDLDLLINVPATEEEIAPATEQIKLRSHESGEEIDS, encoded by the coding sequence ATGAAAGGAGCACATAAAGTTTATCTAATAGTGCTATTGGGGGCGATAGTCTCCAGTAGTTGGGGGTTTTTCTCCCATCAGAAAATCAATCGGGTGGCGGTGTTTACACTGCCCATAGAAATGATGGGTTTCTATAAGTACCACATTCAATATATCACCGAGAAGGCGATTAACCCCGACAAACGCCGATACATCATGAAGGAGGAGGCTGCCAGACATTACATAGACCTGGATGTATATGGCGACAGTGCTTTGTATAATATGCCTCGCTACTGGAATGATGCTGTAGCCATGTACACCGAGGATACTTTGCAGGCCTATGGCATAGTGCCCTGGCATATCAATCTGGTGAAATATCAGCTGACCCAGGCGTTTCTCAATAGGGATGCTGACCGTATCTTAAGGTATTCGGTGGATCTGGGGCATTATATAGGAGACGCTCATGTGCCTCTGCATACCACCGAGAATTACAATGGGCAGCTTACGGGACAGTTGGGTATTCATGGGTTTTGGGAATCTCGCCTGCCGGAAGTATTCTTTGAGCACTATGATTTGTTTACCGGGAAGGCAGAGTATATCAAAAATACTCAGCTGGAAGCCTGGAAAGCAGTGGAAAGCTCACATCTCGCACTCGATTCGGTATTGAGGTTTGAGAAGCTCCTGACCCTAAGGTATCCGGAAGATAAGAAATATAGCTATGAAGAGCGGGGAGCCACGACGGTCAGGGTTTATTCCTATGACTTTTCGCGGGACTATCATGAGATGCTCAATGGTATGGTGGAGCGTCAAATGAAGAGAGCTATCAAGATGGTAGGGGATTTCTGGTTTACCGCCTGGGTGGACGGGGGGCAGCCTGATCTCGATTTGTTGATCAATGTGCCGGCTACCGAGGAGGAGATTGCACCGGCTACAGAGCAGATCAAGCTCCGCAGCCACGAAAGTGGGGAGGAGATAGATTCTTAG